From Rhodococcus antarcticus, the proteins below share one genomic window:
- the cobN gene encoding cobaltochelatase subunit CobN: protein MPAALLLSTADTDLLAARAADAGWTVANPSRTGVEDLPALLDGVDLVVVRLLGGRRSWEQGLDAVLASGRPVVCLGGESVPDAELQALSTVPSGVASQALAYLAEGGAGNLRELAAFLSDTVLLTGEGFEAPAPMPSFGVRGVVPGGAGPVVGLVYYRAHELSGNTGFVETLAEAVTAAGGRPLPVWCGSLRGLSADDAAGLRSALAECDVLVTTVLAAGGAVAQSASAGGSEDAWDVGALAELDVPVLQGLCLTSSREAWLDSSAALTPMDAAMQVAIPEFDGRLIGVPFSFKELGADGVPVYVADPERAARLAGTAVRLGVLRHTANADKKLAIVLSSYPTKHARVGNAVGLDTPASAVVLLKALRDAGYDLGGFDPDMIDGDALVHRLIASGGHDVEWLTSEQMAAAEVRVPVADYREWFAGMPSGFRASVEQAWGQAPGTLYVDGDSLYVAALRFGHVVLIVQPPRGFGENPVAIYHDPELAPSHQYLAAYLWLRRSFGIDAAIHLGKHGTLEWLPGKGIGLSADCAPDAVLGDVPLVYPFIVNDPGEGTQAKRRAHATVVDHMIPPMARADSYGEMAQLEQLLDEYATVAALDPDKVPVLRQQIWELVTAAQLHRDLHQDEIPGPDDFDDFVLHVDGYLCEVKDVQIRDGLHVLGRAPEGSELHADVLAILRAKQVFGGVHGAVPGLRNALCAHVGLSEDDLLADPGVVLQVPAALGGGRERASVVLDRVEDTAMGLVVALPAVSQEWGDDVARVLVFARDELVPRLARTTDEITNTLRALDGRFVEPGPSGSPTRGLVSVLPTGRNFYSVDPKAIPSRNAWDVGVALADSLIARHVADTGEVPRSVGLTVWGTSAMRTQGDDIAEVLALLGCRPTWDDASRRVTGFEVVPLAELGRPRVDVVVRISGFFRDAFPHVITLMDDAVRAVAELPEDDGENFVAASYRADLAEHGDARRASTRIYGSKPGAYGAGLLPLIDARNWRDDADLAEVYATWGGYAYGKGLDGAPARGDMERSFARIQVAAKNVDTREHDIVDSDDYFQYHGGMVAMVRHLTGSDPAAYVGDSAVPHAVKTRALGEETLRVFRSRVVNPKWVTAMQRHGYKGAFELAATVDYLFGYDATAGVVQDWMYEKLSEAYVFDPQVRSFMEKSNPWALRGISERLLEAAERGMWAEPDPATIAQLKATYLQLEGELEGD from the coding sequence GTGCCTGCCGCCCTGCTGCTCTCCACCGCCGACACCGACCTGCTCGCCGCCCGTGCGGCCGACGCGGGGTGGACGGTGGCCAACCCCTCGCGAACCGGCGTCGAGGACCTGCCTGCCCTGCTCGACGGGGTGGACCTCGTGGTCGTCCGGCTGCTCGGCGGACGCCGCTCCTGGGAGCAGGGGCTCGACGCCGTGCTCGCCAGCGGCAGGCCGGTGGTGTGCCTGGGCGGGGAGTCCGTGCCCGACGCCGAGCTGCAGGCGCTGTCGACCGTGCCGTCGGGGGTCGCCAGCCAGGCCCTGGCCTACCTCGCCGAGGGGGGCGCGGGGAACCTGCGCGAGCTCGCGGCGTTCCTGTCCGACACCGTGCTGCTGACCGGGGAGGGCTTCGAGGCACCCGCACCCATGCCGTCGTTCGGGGTGCGCGGGGTGGTCCCCGGGGGCGCCGGGCCCGTGGTGGGCCTCGTCTACTACCGGGCCCACGAGCTCAGCGGCAACACCGGCTTCGTCGAGACCCTGGCCGAGGCCGTCACCGCCGCCGGGGGGCGTCCGCTGCCGGTGTGGTGCGGTTCCCTGCGCGGGCTGTCGGCCGACGACGCGGCCGGGCTCCGGTCAGCGCTGGCGGAGTGCGACGTGCTCGTCACCACCGTGCTGGCCGCGGGCGGGGCGGTCGCCCAGTCCGCCAGCGCCGGGGGCTCGGAGGACGCCTGGGACGTCGGCGCGCTCGCCGAGCTCGACGTGCCCGTGCTGCAGGGGCTGTGCCTGACCTCCAGCCGTGAGGCCTGGCTGGACTCCAGCGCGGCGCTGACCCCGATGGACGCCGCCATGCAGGTCGCGATCCCCGAGTTCGACGGCCGCCTCATCGGGGTGCCGTTCTCGTTCAAGGAGCTCGGCGCCGACGGGGTGCCGGTGTACGTCGCCGACCCCGAGCGCGCCGCTCGCCTCGCCGGGACCGCGGTGCGCCTGGGGGTGCTGCGGCACACGGCGAACGCGGACAAGAAGCTGGCCATCGTGCTGTCGAGCTACCCCACCAAGCACGCCCGGGTGGGCAACGCCGTCGGCCTGGACACCCCGGCCAGCGCGGTGGTGCTGCTCAAGGCCCTGCGCGACGCCGGCTACGACCTGGGTGGCTTCGACCCGGACATGATCGATGGCGACGCCCTGGTGCACCGCCTGATCGCCTCCGGCGGGCACGACGTGGAGTGGCTGACGAGCGAGCAGATGGCCGCCGCCGAGGTGCGCGTGCCGGTCGCCGACTACCGGGAGTGGTTCGCGGGCATGCCGTCCGGGTTCCGCGCCTCGGTGGAGCAGGCCTGGGGCCAGGCGCCGGGCACCCTCTACGTCGACGGGGACTCGCTGTACGTGGCGGCCCTGCGCTTCGGTCACGTGGTGCTCATCGTCCAGCCGCCGCGGGGCTTCGGCGAGAACCCGGTGGCGATCTACCACGACCCCGAGCTCGCCCCCAGCCACCAGTACCTCGCGGCCTACCTGTGGCTGCGGCGCAGCTTCGGCATCGACGCCGCGATCCACCTGGGCAAGCACGGCACCCTGGAGTGGCTGCCGGGCAAGGGGATCGGGCTCTCGGCGGACTGCGCGCCGGACGCGGTGCTCGGCGACGTGCCGCTGGTCTACCCGTTCATCGTCAACGACCCCGGCGAGGGCACCCAGGCCAAGCGCCGCGCGCACGCCACCGTCGTGGACCACATGATCCCGCCGATGGCGCGGGCGGACAGCTACGGCGAGATGGCCCAGCTGGAGCAGCTGCTCGACGAGTACGCCACCGTCGCGGCGCTCGACCCGGACAAGGTCCCCGTCCTGCGCCAGCAGATCTGGGAGCTCGTCACCGCCGCCCAGCTGCACCGCGACCTGCACCAGGACGAGATCCCCGGTCCGGACGACTTCGACGACTTCGTGCTGCACGTGGACGGTTACCTCTGCGAGGTCAAGGACGTCCAGATCCGCGACGGGCTGCACGTGCTCGGCCGGGCGCCGGAGGGCTCCGAGCTGCACGCCGACGTGCTCGCGATCCTGCGGGCCAAGCAGGTGTTCGGCGGCGTGCACGGGGCGGTGCCGGGGTTGCGCAACGCCCTGTGCGCGCACGTCGGGCTCAGCGAGGACGACCTGCTCGCGGACCCGGGCGTGGTGCTGCAGGTGCCGGCAGCCCTCGGCGGGGGCCGCGAGCGCGCCTCGGTGGTGCTGGACCGGGTGGAGGACACAGCCATGGGGCTGGTGGTCGCCCTGCCCGCGGTGAGCCAGGAGTGGGGCGACGACGTGGCCCGGGTGCTGGTGTTCGCCCGCGACGAGCTGGTGCCGCGGCTGGCCCGGACCACCGACGAGATCACCAACACCCTCCGCGCCCTGGACGGCCGCTTCGTCGAGCCCGGCCCGTCCGGCTCGCCGACCCGGGGCCTGGTCTCGGTGCTGCCGACCGGGCGCAACTTCTACTCCGTGGACCCCAAGGCCATCCCGTCGCGCAACGCGTGGGACGTCGGGGTCGCGCTGGCCGACTCGCTGATCGCCCGGCACGTGGCCGACACCGGGGAGGTCCCGCGCTCGGTGGGCCTGACGGTGTGGGGCACCTCGGCCATGCGCACCCAGGGCGACGACATCGCCGAGGTGCTCGCCCTGCTCGGCTGCCGGCCCACCTGGGACGACGCCAGCCGCCGGGTCACCGGGTTCGAGGTGGTGCCGCTGGCCGAGCTGGGTCGCCCCCGGGTGGACGTCGTCGTCCGCATCTCCGGCTTCTTCCGCGACGCGTTCCCGCACGTCATCACCCTGATGGACGACGCCGTGCGGGCGGTGGCCGAGCTGCCGGAGGACGACGGGGAGAACTTCGTCGCCGCCAGCTACCGGGCCGACCTGGCCGAGCACGGGGACGCCCGCCGCGCCTCCACCCGCATCTACGGCTCCAAGCCCGGCGCGTACGGGGCGGGCCTGCTGCCCCTGATCGACGCACGGAACTGGCGCGACGACGCCGACCTGGCCGAGGTGTACGCCACCTGGGGCGGCTACGCCTACGGCAAGGGCCTCGACGGGGCCCCGGCACGCGGGGACATGGAGCGCAGCTTCGCCCGCATCCAGGTGGCCGCGAAGAACGTGGACACCCGCGAGCACGACATCGTCGACTCCGACGACTACTTCCAGTACCACGGGGGCATGGTGGCGATGGTCCGCCACCTCACCGGCTCCGATCCCGCTGCCTACGTGGGGGACTCGGCCGTGCCGCACGCGGTGAAGACCCGGGCGCTGGGGGAGGAGACCCTGCGGGTGTTCCGCTCGCGGGTGGTGAACCCCAAGTGGGTCACGGCCATGCAGCGTCACGGGTACAAGGGCGCCTTCGAGCTCGCGGCCACGGTGGACTACCTGTTCGGCTACGACGCCACGGCCGGGGTGGTGCAGGACTGGATGTACGAGAAGCTGTCCGAGGCCTACGTGTTCGACCCGCAGGTGCGCTCGTTCATGGAGAAGTCCAACCCGTGGGCGCTGCGGGGGATCTCCGAGCGGCTGCTCGAGGCGGCGGAGCGCGGCATGTGGGCCGAGCCCGACCCCGCCACGATCGCGCAGCTCAAGGCCACCTACCTGCAGCTGGAGGGAGAGCTCGAGGGCGACTGA
- a CDS encoding alpha/beta hydrolase, with amino-acid sequence MGNWVPDILGDGYEQCTLELGPDPDGEGDVVATLVRHTSATPSTRGAVLYVHGYTDYFFQTGLAEHLAAQGLAFFALDLRKCGRSIRPGHTPHYTTDLVQYDQELDRALSIIRAEHASVVVVAHSTGGIITPLWLDRRRDRGQTGVQGLVLNSPWFDLQGPPYYRHVGTLGIDLVGRLDGMRLLNKDEADAYGVSLHASREGEWDYDLEWKPLNGFPVRLGWLRAVRRGHAQLHRGLDVGCPSLVLRSVRTRFATHYTPEVDTADAVLDVRQIARWAGCLGGRTSVVPLDGARHDVFLSQEPALTAAYAELTAWLDATVPASAPGGHGAQSPSSSPSSCR; translated from the coding sequence ATGGGCAACTGGGTTCCGGACATCCTCGGCGACGGCTACGAGCAGTGCACCCTCGAGCTGGGGCCCGACCCCGACGGCGAGGGCGACGTGGTGGCCACCCTGGTCCGGCACACCTCCGCGACGCCGTCGACCCGCGGTGCCGTCCTCTACGTGCACGGCTACACCGACTACTTCTTCCAGACCGGGCTCGCCGAGCACCTCGCCGCCCAGGGCCTCGCGTTCTTCGCCCTCGACCTGCGCAAGTGCGGCCGCTCGATCCGTCCCGGCCACACCCCGCACTACACGACCGATCTCGTGCAGTACGACCAGGAGCTCGACCGGGCGCTGTCGATCATCCGCGCCGAGCACGCCAGCGTGGTGGTGGTCGCACACTCCACCGGCGGGATCATCACCCCGCTCTGGCTGGACCGCCGCCGCGACCGTGGCCAGACCGGGGTGCAGGGCCTGGTGCTCAACAGCCCGTGGTTCGACCTCCAGGGCCCGCCCTACTACCGCCACGTCGGCACGCTGGGGATCGACCTCGTCGGGCGCCTGGACGGCATGCGTCTGCTCAACAAGGACGAGGCCGACGCCTACGGGGTGAGCCTGCACGCCAGCCGTGAGGGCGAGTGGGACTACGACCTGGAGTGGAAGCCGCTCAACGGGTTCCCCGTGCGGCTGGGCTGGCTGAGGGCGGTGCGCCGCGGGCACGCGCAGCTGCACCGCGGGCTCGACGTCGGGTGCCCGTCGCTCGTGCTGCGGTCGGTGCGGACCCGGTTCGCCACCCACTACACACCGGAGGTGGACACCGCTGACGCCGTGCTCGACGTGCGGCAGATCGCGCGCTGGGCCGGCTGCCTCGGCGGGCGGACGTCCGTGGTGCCGCTCGACGGGGCCCGGCACGACGTCTTCCTGTCCCAGGAGCCGGCGCTGACGGCGGCGTACGCCGAGCTCACCGCGTGGCTGGACGCCACCGTCCCCGCCTCAGCGCCGGGTGGTCACGGAGCTCAGTCGCCCTCGAGCTCTCCCTCCAGCTGCAGGTAG
- a CDS encoding GNAT family N-acetyltransferase, translating into MLYKLLELRVEVFVVEQKCAYPELDGKDLLSDTRHVWIEQDGQVLCTARLLEEHDGGERFRLGRLCTAAASRGQGHTKRVLQAALAEVGSMPCVLDAQAYLVDMYAQYGFVPDGEERVEDGIAHVPLRRG; encoded by the coding sequence ATGCTCTACAAGCTGCTCGAGCTGAGGGTGGAGGTGTTCGTCGTCGAGCAGAAGTGCGCCTACCCCGAGCTCGACGGCAAGGACCTGCTCAGCGACACCCGGCACGTCTGGATCGAGCAGGACGGGCAGGTCCTGTGCACCGCCCGGCTGCTCGAGGAGCACGACGGCGGCGAGCGGTTCCGCCTGGGCCGGCTGTGCACGGCGGCGGCGTCCCGCGGCCAGGGCCACACCAAGCGGGTGCTCCAGGCCGCCCTGGCCGAGGTGGGGTCCATGCCGTGCGTGCTCGACGCCCAGGCCTACCTGGTGGACATGTACGCCCAGTACGGCTTCGTCCCCGATGGCGAGGAGCGCGTGGAGGACGGCATCGCGCACGTCCCGCTGCGCCGCGGCTGA
- a CDS encoding magnesium chelatase subunit D family protein has protein sequence MQGFPFSAVVGQDQLRLALLLNAVHPGIGGVLVRGEKGTAKSTVVRALAALMPHGRLVELPIGATEDRVVGSLDLQRVLRDGEAAFQPGLLAAAHEGVLYVDEVNLLHDHLVDVLLDAAAMGRVHVERDGVSHSHDARFVLVGTMNPEEGELRPQLLDRFGLAVEVAASREVAVRVEVVRRRLAYEDDADAFAARYAEADGVLAQQILDARARLPHVVLTEGELRRIAALCASFDVDGMRADLVLARTALAHAAWRGAASVDETDVRVAAELALPHRRRRDPFDAPGIEPEQLDEAMRDAAEHAQEREPDPDPTPPEGGGEPDPTDGPAPEQPAVDGDAVEGDAADGEPAGEAEAPPSPEQPAPQERPAGEPGAQFRTRRLEVPGLGEGAPGRRSRSRSDTGRTVRSQTGTGRGLHLVHTVLAAAPHQGSRGRTDGPLRLDATDLRRPVREGREGNLVLFVVDASGSMASRDRLTAVTGAAMSLLRDAYQRRDKVGVISLRGSTAELVLPPTGSVDTAATRLRRMTTGGRTPLAAGLLEARRVLASEAVRDPQRRPLLVVLTDGRATGGTDPVPRAQAAAGLLRARGTAAVVIDCESGVVRLGLAAELATSLGAACVRLDELSAEQVGGVVRAAAA, from the coding sequence ATGCAGGGCTTCCCCTTCTCGGCCGTCGTCGGCCAGGACCAGCTGCGGCTCGCGCTGCTGCTCAACGCGGTGCACCCCGGGATCGGCGGGGTGCTGGTGCGCGGGGAGAAGGGCACCGCGAAGTCGACCGTGGTCCGGGCGCTGGCCGCGCTGATGCCGCACGGCCGCCTGGTCGAGCTGCCCATCGGCGCCACCGAGGACCGCGTCGTCGGCTCGCTGGACCTGCAGCGGGTGCTGCGCGACGGTGAGGCCGCCTTCCAGCCCGGCCTGCTGGCCGCGGCGCACGAGGGCGTGCTCTACGTCGACGAGGTCAACCTGCTGCACGACCACCTGGTGGACGTGCTGCTCGACGCCGCCGCCATGGGCCGGGTGCACGTCGAGCGCGACGGCGTCAGCCACAGCCACGACGCCCGGTTCGTCCTCGTCGGCACCATGAACCCCGAGGAGGGCGAGCTCCGCCCCCAGCTGCTCGACCGCTTCGGCCTGGCCGTGGAGGTCGCGGCCTCCCGCGAGGTGGCCGTCCGGGTCGAGGTCGTCCGCCGCCGCCTCGCCTACGAGGACGACGCCGACGCCTTCGCCGCCCGCTACGCCGAGGCCGATGGCGTGCTCGCCCAGCAGATCCTAGACGCCCGCGCCCGGCTGCCGCACGTGGTCCTCACCGAGGGCGAGCTCCGCCGGATCGCTGCCCTGTGCGCGAGCTTCGACGTCGACGGCATGCGCGCGGACCTGGTCCTCGCCCGCACCGCGCTGGCCCACGCCGCCTGGCGGGGTGCCGCCAGCGTGGACGAGACCGACGTCCGGGTGGCCGCCGAGCTCGCCCTGCCGCACCGCCGCCGCCGCGACCCCTTCGACGCCCCGGGCATCGAGCCCGAGCAGCTCGACGAGGCGATGCGCGACGCCGCCGAGCACGCGCAGGAGCGAGAACCCGATCCGGACCCGACCCCGCCCGAGGGTGGCGGCGAGCCCGACCCGACCGACGGCCCCGCGCCGGAGCAGCCCGCCGTCGACGGAGACGCCGTCGAGGGTGACGCTGCCGACGGTGAGCCCGCCGGGGAGGCCGAGGCACCGCCCAGCCCCGAGCAGCCCGCCCCGCAGGAGCGGCCCGCGGGCGAGCCCGGGGCGCAGTTCCGCACCCGGCGCCTCGAGGTCCCTGGTCTGGGTGAGGGTGCCCCCGGACGGCGTTCCCGCTCCCGCTCGGACACCGGCCGCACCGTGCGATCCCAGACCGGGACCGGTCGTGGGCTGCACCTGGTGCACACCGTCCTCGCCGCCGCCCCGCACCAGGGCTCTCGCGGCCGCACCGACGGGCCGCTGCGGCTGGACGCGACCGATCTCCGCCGGCCCGTCCGCGAGGGCCGTGAGGGCAACCTCGTGCTCTTCGTGGTCGACGCCTCGGGCTCGATGGCCTCCCGCGACCGGCTCACCGCCGTGACCGGGGCGGCGATGAGCCTGCTGCGCGATGCCTACCAGCGCCGGGACAAGGTCGGGGTCATCAGCCTGCGCGGCTCGACGGCAGAGCTCGTGCTCCCGCCCACCGGTTCGGTGGACACCGCCGCCACCCGCCTGCGCCGCATGACCACCGGGGGGCGCACCCCGCTGGCGGCCGGGCTGCTCGAGGCGCGGCGCGTCCTGGCCAGCGAGGCCGTCCGCGACCCCCAGCGGCGCCCGCTGCTCGTGGTGCTCACCGACGGCCGCGCCACCGGCGGAACCGACCCGGTGCCCCGTGCGCAGGCCGCCGCGGGGCTGCTGCGGGCCCGGGGCACGGCTGCCGTCGTCATCGACTGCGAGTCCGGGGTGGTCCGCCTCGGACTCGCCGCCGAGCTCGCCACCAGCCTGGGCGCCGCGTGCGTGCGCCTGGACGAGCTGTCCGCCGAGCAGGTCGGCGGCGTCGTCCGCGCCGCCGCAGCGTAA
- the cobO gene encoding cob(I)yrinic acid a,c-diamide adenosyltransferase — MPQGVPTSVPDDGLTTRQRRNAPLLVVHTGEMKGKSTAAFGLALRAWNQGFPIGVFQFVKSAKWKVGEEAAFRALDQVHTDTGQGAPVEWHKMGEGWSWTRKQGTEEDHAGAAREGWAEIARRLRSEAHGFYVLDEFTYPLHWGWVDVDEVVSALRERPGHQHVVITGRNAPAALVEAADLVVEMTKVKHPMDAGRKGQRGIEW, encoded by the coding sequence GTGCCCCAGGGAGTTCCGACCAGCGTTCCCGACGACGGTCTCACCACCCGTCAGCGACGCAACGCCCCGCTGCTCGTCGTGCACACCGGGGAGATGAAGGGGAAGTCCACCGCCGCCTTCGGCCTCGCCCTGCGCGCCTGGAACCAGGGCTTTCCCATCGGGGTGTTCCAGTTCGTCAAGAGCGCCAAGTGGAAGGTCGGCGAGGAGGCCGCGTTCCGCGCGCTCGACCAGGTGCACACCGACACCGGCCAGGGCGCGCCGGTCGAGTGGCACAAGATGGGCGAGGGCTGGAGCTGGACCCGCAAGCAGGGCACCGAGGAGGACCACGCCGGGGCCGCGCGCGAGGGCTGGGCCGAGATCGCCCGACGGCTGCGCAGCGAGGCCCACGGCTTCTACGTGCTGGACGAGTTCACCTACCCGCTGCACTGGGGCTGGGTGGACGTCGACGAGGTGGTCTCCGCGCTGCGCGAGCGCCCCGGGCACCAGCACGTCGTCATCACCGGCCGCAACGCCCCCGCCGCCCTGGTCGAGGCCGCGGACCTGGTGGTCGAGATGACCAAGGTCAAGCACCCGATGGACGCCGGCCGCAAGGGCCAGCGCGGCATCGAGTGGTGA
- a CDS encoding cobyrinate a,c-diamide synthase — protein sequence MSVPAVVIAAPASGSGKTTVATGLLGALRAAGRTPAPFKVGPDYVDPGYHALAAGRPGRNLDPVMVGEDLVGPLYAHGGAGCDVAVVEGVMGLFDGRTGTQGFGSTAHVAELLGAPVVLVVDARGQAGSLAALLHGFATYRPGTRLAGVVLNRVGSPRHEQVLRAACEEVGLAVLGVLPRHDGLAVPSRHLGLVTAVEHGAAAVDAVAAMTALVRGHVDVEAVLALAASSVTAAPWAPEVAVTPGRPVVAVAGGAAFTFGYAEHVELLAAAGADVVTVDPSRDEVLPEGTHGLVLPGGFPEEHAATLAANTRLLEQVRALALHAPVHAECGGLLYLARELEGHRLAGVLDATATFGPRLALGYRDAVALGDSVLHPAGARVTGHEFHRTVLTPGAGATPAWAWTGTTEGFVQDQVHASYLHTHPAAAPGSVARFVAACAA from the coding sequence GTGAGCGTTCCCGCCGTGGTCATCGCCGCTCCCGCCTCGGGCAGCGGCAAGACCACGGTCGCCACCGGGCTCCTGGGGGCCCTGCGGGCCGCGGGTCGCACCCCGGCCCCGTTCAAGGTCGGCCCCGACTACGTGGACCCCGGCTACCACGCGCTGGCCGCCGGGCGCCCGGGCCGCAACCTCGACCCGGTCATGGTCGGCGAGGACCTCGTCGGCCCGCTCTACGCCCACGGTGGCGCCGGCTGCGACGTCGCGGTCGTCGAGGGCGTGATGGGCCTGTTCGACGGGCGAACCGGAACCCAGGGCTTCGGCTCCACCGCGCACGTCGCCGAGCTGCTCGGTGCCCCGGTGGTCCTCGTGGTCGACGCCCGAGGGCAGGCCGGCAGCCTCGCTGCGCTGCTGCACGGGTTCGCCACCTACCGCCCCGGCACCCGGCTGGCCGGGGTGGTGCTGAACCGGGTGGGCTCGCCGCGCCACGAGCAGGTGCTCCGAGCGGCCTGCGAGGAGGTGGGGCTGGCCGTGCTGGGGGTGCTGCCGCGTCACGACGGGCTCGCCGTGCCCAGCCGCCACCTGGGCCTCGTCACCGCCGTGGAGCACGGGGCGGCCGCCGTGGACGCCGTGGCCGCGATGACCGCGCTGGTGCGCGGGCACGTGGACGTCGAGGCCGTGCTGGCCCTGGCCGCCAGCTCCGTCACCGCCGCGCCCTGGGCCCCGGAGGTCGCCGTGACCCCCGGACGGCCCGTGGTCGCGGTGGCCGGGGGAGCGGCGTTCACCTTCGGCTACGCCGAGCACGTCGAGCTGCTGGCCGCCGCCGGGGCGGACGTCGTCACGGTGGACCCGTCCCGCGACGAGGTGCTGCCCGAGGGCACCCACGGGCTCGTCCTGCCCGGTGGCTTCCCCGAGGAGCACGCCGCCACCCTGGCCGCGAACACCAGGCTGCTCGAGCAGGTCCGGGCTCTCGCCCTGCACGCACCGGTGCACGCGGAGTGCGGCGGCCTGCTGTACCTGGCCCGCGAGCTCGAGGGCCACCGGCTGGCCGGGGTGCTGGACGCCACGGCCACGTTCGGCCCCCGCCTGGCGCTGGGCTACCGCGACGCCGTCGCGCTGGGGGACTCGGTGCTGCACCCCGCCGGCGCGCGCGTCACCGGCCACGAGTTCCACCGCACCGTGCTCACCCCCGGCGCCGGCGCCACCCCAGCCTGGGCGTGGACCGGGACCACCGAGGGGTTCGTGCAGGACCAGGTGCACGCCTCGTACCTGCACACCCACCCGGCGGCCGCACCGGGTTCGGTCGCCCGGTTCGTGGCAGCGTGTGCGGCATGA
- the cobI gene encoding precorrin-2 C(20)-methyltransferase has protein sequence MSELWGVGVGPGDPELVTLKALRVLREVDVVFVPVMTAGERGRAEAIIEAHLPEVVLHRLVFALNDEVTGPQERRRQHWDAAAATVAEHLRTHGGSGAPGARSTYSAAFATIGDPAVYSTFGYLAQGVRDALPDVVVRTVPGITAMQAAASAAGVVLVEGTEPLTLLPLSRELDVLTDALTRPGAVVAYKGGRRLAQVREALGEHVSRAVLAEHLGTPDERVRPLAEVTEDTVPYLSTIVITPPRGGAGDQL, from the coding sequence ATGAGCGAGCTGTGGGGTGTCGGAGTGGGCCCGGGTGACCCGGAGCTGGTCACTCTCAAGGCGCTGCGGGTGCTGCGCGAGGTCGACGTCGTCTTCGTGCCCGTGATGACCGCCGGGGAGCGCGGCCGGGCCGAGGCGATCATCGAGGCGCACCTGCCCGAGGTGGTGCTGCACCGGCTCGTGTTCGCCCTGAACGACGAGGTCACCGGGCCGCAGGAGCGGCGACGCCAGCACTGGGACGCCGCCGCGGCCACCGTGGCCGAGCACCTGCGGACCCACGGGGGCAGTGGTGCTCCCGGAGCCCGCTCCACGTACTCGGCCGCCTTCGCCACCATCGGCGACCCGGCCGTCTACTCGACCTTCGGCTACCTGGCCCAGGGGGTCCGGGACGCCCTGCCCGACGTCGTGGTCCGCACCGTCCCCGGGATCACGGCGATGCAGGCGGCGGCGTCGGCGGCCGGAGTGGTGCTGGTGGAGGGCACCGAGCCGCTGACCCTGCTGCCGCTGAGCCGCGAGCTCGACGTCCTCACCGACGCGCTGACCCGGCCGGGCGCGGTGGTCGCCTACAAGGGCGGCCGCCGCCTCGCCCAGGTGCGCGAGGCGCTCGGGGAGCACGTCTCCCGCGCCGTCCTCGCCGAGCACCTCGGTACCCCCGACGAGCGGGTCCGCCCGCTGGCCGAGGTCACCGAGGACACCGTCCCGTACCTGTCCACCATCGTCATCACGCCGCCGCGCGGCGGAGCAGGAGACCAGCTGTGA
- the cobM gene encoding precorrin-4 C(11)-methyltransferase produces MSAHVSFVGAGPGAADLITLRGARRIAEADVIIWAASLVMEECVTEHQRADAEVLDSSQLTHEDVTAVYERAAADGLRVARVHSGDPSLWGAVQEQYDRCVDLGIEVEIIPGVSAFSAVAAAAGREITVPEVAQSLVLTRLEGGKTPMPEREKVREFARHGTTMALFLSAARTGQLVEELVAGGYPAETPVIVGYRTSWPDEDLLWSTLEALEADVKERKWWRHTLFLVGPGLTAGGTRSHLYHPGHFHTFRKPDRAARKALKEHGASGVQEHGTAGAQELGAGGVQGAS; encoded by the coding sequence GTGAGCGCACACGTGTCCTTCGTCGGAGCCGGACCCGGCGCCGCCGACCTCATCACCCTCCGCGGTGCTCGGCGGATCGCCGAGGCCGACGTCATCATCTGGGCCGCGAGCCTCGTGATGGAGGAGTGCGTGACGGAGCACCAGCGGGCCGACGCGGAGGTGCTCGACTCCTCGCAGCTGACCCACGAGGACGTCACGGCGGTCTACGAGCGGGCCGCCGCCGACGGGCTGCGGGTGGCCCGGGTGCACTCCGGGGACCCGTCGCTGTGGGGCGCGGTGCAGGAGCAGTACGACCGCTGCGTGGACCTCGGCATCGAGGTGGAGATCATCCCCGGGGTGTCCGCGTTCTCCGCCGTGGCGGCGGCGGCGGGCCGGGAGATCACCGTGCCCGAGGTGGCCCAGAGCCTGGTTCTCACCCGGCTCGAGGGCGGCAAGACCCCCATGCCGGAGCGGGAGAAGGTGCGTGAGTTCGCCCGGCACGGCACCACCATGGCGCTGTTCCTCTCCGCGGCGCGCACCGGTCAGCTCGTCGAGGAGCTGGTCGCGGGCGGCTACCCGGCGGAGACCCCCGTCATCGTCGGCTACCGCACCTCCTGGCCCGACGAGGACCTGCTCTGGAGCACGCTCGAGGCGCTGGAGGCCGACGTCAAGGAGCGCAAGTGGTGGCGGCACACCCTGTTCCTCGTGGGCCCGGGCCTCACCGCCGGCGGCACCCGCAGCCACCTGTACCACCCGGGTCACTTCCACACCTTCCGCAAGCCCGACCGTGCGGCCCGCAAGGCCCTCAAGGAGCACGGCGCCAGTGGCGTCCAGGAGCACGGCACCGCCGGTGCCCAGGAGCTCGGCGCCGGTGGCGTCCAGGGCGCGAGCTGA